The nucleotide window ACGCCATCCATGTCTACTTACTTGACCTatattatctttttctttttcatctatCCAGTTcacttgcccttctttctaaaAGCAGAAACTATATTTCTTACTTTTTCATCTTCTCACTGTTACATAAACTTCCCTGTTACACTcttgtttaatatttaatatctAAAAATAGCATAGCCATTCTACATTTCCTGAAACTGAGCCGTAATTAAGTTAGATAGAGTAGTAAAGGCTCACCTGAGAATTCATTACATAAGCATCTGCAGCAGCATAAAGTGCAGCGACACGAGTGGTTGCTGGAGTCCATAGTACCGTGTTTGACAAGTTAGAATGCTGATTTAGAAAGTTGAGAAGCGCTTTAACGTAAGGCACCTTATTGCTCTTGGATCCAACTGAGCCAATAAGAACCTTAAGCTTCTCTCCCTGCTTTCCTTCAGTCACCGAGAAAAGCTTTCGAGTTCTGCTATCTTTGTCAATTCCAGCTTCATAGTTAACTCCCTTAATGAACAGCTGCGGTAGCTGAAACACTTTCCTTTTCGGGTTATTTTCCAAGGCAGAAGATTCGTTTTCCAGTTCACCAAATTGTTTCCAATTATGAAGCAATGCCCTTTTCTGATAAGCTTGATTTTTAACAGCAGATCCATTTAGAGGAGGAACTCCCTCAATCAGCAAACGTGTTGATTCAAGAAGCAGAAACTGACCCTTTCCAGGGTTTATACTACTCAATGACATGACAAGCATGTCATTGTCTGTCAACCCAATCTCTTTTCTAACAAAATTTCTCAGTAGCTGCCTCTTTTCCAGCATCTTCTCAGGACTGAATAGCGGGGTGCTCAGTGAGCACGGGATGCCTGCTACAAAAGCCAGTTCATCACTAATGGAAAGCGGAACCAGTGCGGGCTGGGTTTTCAGCTTTATATGTTCTTCCTCACACCATGCTAGCCAGCGTTTAGACTGTGATTCAGAAAGAAAGACAAGCTTTTTCACTCGGTTGAAAGCTAGCTTTGCCCGATCAAAGTATTCCCGCCGGTTTTCCATGATCCACCAAGCAATTTGACTTGAACCTAGCACAGTACGTGCCGCGTATTGTTCTGAAAGCGACATATTAATTGTCAGAAGTTAGCCAAGGCAcgcaaagaaagaaaagaacagaAGCAAATTCATAGAGTTTATTACGGCTAAATCAAGGAAATTAAGACTCTAAAGCTAGCACagccaaaagaagaaaaaaacagacTCTTGATGAAACAAAAGTGAATTGATCAATAAAGATCTATCAAGAAGATTGCATCGCAAACTAGAAAAAAAAATGGATCTTTTAATGAAATAATGAGAAGGTGAATAATATGCAGATCTACCAATTGAACATGATATGCTGCAGCTGTTCTATCGGTGAAGAAGAAGATCACAATACAAGCACAACTTGCCACATTGGAACTCTATAGCAGATAGATACAGTGATGATAGTATATGTGAAAGCGCTTACCTATCCATGACGCACACACTGCAGAGCCTGCAATAATAAGATCTGCTTTCATGGCCGTTTTGAAACTGAGGTCCGATTTGTCTTCTAGCACTTTGATCTTTCTTCTAGATAGTTCTGACATCAGACCACCCCTTCTGCTGAGAGGTACTACATAAACTGTGGCCCCACAGCTCAAAAGCTCAGTCGCCAATTCCAACATGGCAAGTGGAGCTCCAGTCATCGAGAGTTCATGGAGTATCAGCACAAACTTCCTAGACCAAACAAGACGTGCAAACTGACTTTTCCTATCGCAGGTTCCTGACCGCTTCTCAGGACTCCACTCCAAAATCTTGTCCTCTACTGACCCAAATGGACCAACAAGCAGGCCATAGGTAGTATTTCGTTTTGGTATTTCCTCTTCTTCGACTTCTGCATTATCATTTTTGACTTCCGCTACCACCTTCTTCTTACCACGAGTCTTCCTACGAGAAGCACGTGTAGATTTCTTGCTCTTCTTCTTAGAAGATGCAACCTTGTCCGATACCACCACACTGTTTTCCTGTTTGGCCAAGACGACATCCATGTCCATTGAACTGGCCTTTGTTTTATTACTTGGAGCCTTGATTGCTAAAGAATCCGCATTTGCAACTAGAACTCGTTCAACTTTTTCCTCTGGTTGAGAAGTTCCATTGCCTACATCACCTCCAGATCCTCCAAAAATGCCTTCCTTGTTGTCGCCATGAGCCCACCTTGACTGGACATAAAATCCTCCATATGCCCAAAGAGTAATTAAAAGCAGCCAAAGTACAATGCGGTTACTTCTAAACCACTGAGAACTGAAGGCATTGCTTTTACCATCTCTTCGCGGGGTACGTCCAGAGTTCAATCTCCTGAAGGAAGGTGATCCTCTAGGAGTTGACCTTCCAGATAATGTGGACTTCACGGGACCAGTCCTCAACGGTGACAGTCTTACTATATTCAGATCCTCCATTATTTGGACTATGTATGCTAAAAATGTTCATACAAGATTAATTTCATCAACAACGTCCCCAAAAATAGGTGCCAATTTCATGGTCAGCTATTGAGTTGAATAGCTTCTTCAATACCATACCTAACAAGTTTAACAAATTTCAGAGCCTTTTTGTGAGTACAAGAATGGTTTCTTTAATTTGCAGAGATTAAATGAACATAACTTGTAACATAATTCAGAATACTAATGCACGACCCATAAAATTGATTCGGAGAAATATAGTACTAATTACTTGTTTTTTTGCGGTTCCCTCGGCAAAAGAAAATAAACTACTACTAAATATACCTAGCTAACACTTGGGCATTCAAATCTTGGACTCAAATCTCAATACtactaaataaacaaaaagtaaatgCTTCTTATGCAACTAAAGCAAACCCCTTCTTCAGCTCCTTTGGCAAAcgaaatattaaataaataaaaaaagctaAAGATTGACAACTTCAAGAAAATACTAACAAGATTGCTAAATTAAATGCTCATACATCAACAGTTAATCAACTAGCCTCAATCAGAATTAGCTAGGAAGATCAAAGACTaagtaaaaattataaaaatacttacaaaattgaagaaaatgatgaCGTGAAGCAAGACAGAACAAGTGCCCTTCTCAGCTGAAAATCCAACTAAACTCTACTCTGAAAAATACTCCTCTGTTTCAAGATCTCCGTTTGAATTGGACAAAGAAATTGTTACGATGTGGATCTTCTTGATAAAACACGAAATAGTCAAAATGATTACTGTCAAAGTGAAAGAGACTCACTCTTTGTATTCAAGAAAATGGAGAAATGGCAAATGGGTATTGAAGAAGAGAAACTTAAGTTCAAGAGCAGTGCAAAAAAATGATGAGTACAGTCCCACCACAACAGAGAcccaagagagagagagactaaTGTCTGAAGAAAACTGAATTGAAGATCTTCTCGTTGTTTATATTTTCCGTTTTTGGGATATTTTTTCTTCTGTACCTTTTATTAATTTAATGAGGTAAGTGTCACGGTCACCGACGCTTAATCTTTGAAATGAACGGTTGAGATGTAAAAAAGACGTCACCtgttttttcccttctttttttacACATAAAAAAATCGAAGCTGAAATTGCCTAAAGCTGCCTTTGGTAAGCATTGGAAGGAATAACTTCACATAAAACTTGACTATATATATTGTTAACTAAACTTTCAACTAGGAAAACTTCAGTACTACTATAACCCACATTACAAATCCTATAAACCTCTGCAGTACTTGTCACTGAACTAAATACTGAAATTTTTTTACACTAAGTTTATAATATGTAACTAGTCTAATAATATCTCAAGTTGATTGATATCGTACTGTTTTTACGTGATTAGGAAAAATTCTTTCCAATTGTTTGTTAAATGCCTAAATTTTGTAAAGAGCATTTTGGGCTAGTGTTTCACCAGGTCAGGATAGATAAGGGCTGAAGTGGCAAGCAATTTTTGAGAAAGTGTTTCAGCAGGTCAGAATAAATAAGGGCTGAAGTGGCAATTTCTGGTAAGATAAATTTGGTCTAACCAATCGTCCAATAAAGAAGCCAAGAATCGGTGTTTGACCAAAAATATGGGTGCTAAGATGAAAGTGACTTTGCCGCTAAATGGTGGAGACACCAAAAACATGGCTAAAACTTAAAAGAGAGAATTTTTGCTGTGTTAGTCAAACTTGCCTTTGTAATATATGATCCAATGAAACCACAGATAAaatgcttccaaacttggttatgAATAAGTATCATTATTTGTAGAAATGGCGTGGGTAGCCACTGTTTAAGCTGGTATTTTACtttttatccagtatttttaatgctTAGCAATAGTAGCTACTagtttattaaaattaatatgaaaagactgtATTACCCTTTTCTCCCCAAACGGAAATACACCAATTTGTCATTCTACCCAATTTGGTTTCCCCCTTTCTCTCTCACCTTTTGCTCTCCATCGTCTCTGCCAAGAGCAAACTGGAGTCTTTTTTTCCTTATAATTTTGCTTTCTATCCAACTCTTCCTCTCTTGATAGTATCCACAAGTTAAATACTGAAATCTCCTCCCTTTATATTTGTGTGAATGGCTTATATTTCCGTCAAGCTTTATATAGAGTATAAAAGATTTGAAAAATTAAATCAATTCAAAATCAAACCATTACTCCATTGATAGGAGCAATTTACAGGGGCGAAAATATTATGGTAGAAATGTCTtgaatttttctcatttttagtttattttaaggataagtaatggaaaagaaaaatgattacAATTGCTAACTGAAAAGGAAGAGTCaccaaagttaaggacatgtagtcctgaagtcctaaaattaaattcaaaagttaaggacatggtcctgaacttagagtttcaagttcaaaagttaaggaaatgTAGTCTTGAAGTCCTAAAGTTAAGTTCAATAGTTAAggacacaagttcaaaagtcaaggacaaacagtccttaacttacagttacaagttctaaagttaaggacatgcagtccttaacttacagttacaagttcaaaagttaaggacaataggtccttaactttaatttccaagttcaaaagttaaggatagacagtccttaacttacaattacacgttcaaaagttaaggacaagtagtcATTAACTtatagttaaggacaataggtccttaactttgacctacaagttcaaaagttaaggacatgtaaccttgaagtcctgaacttagagttccaagttcaaaagttaaggacatgtagtcctgaacttaagCACAAAAGTTAAGAacatgagcagaagggtattttcgtccggccAGTTAatgtttattaaagcagtggttaaatactaaagacattttaaacggtggcttaaaagtaaatatatgTGTTATTAGTGGCCAACCGTGCACTTCTCCCTCATTATTTAGCTCAAATATCTTTTAGATAAAATTCGGAATAGCCTCTCTACCTTTTCAAGATAGGTGTaatgtctgcgtacacactatcttcTCTAAATCCGTTTGTGAAATACTTTTAAACggtggcttaaaagtaaatatatgTGTTATTAGTGGCCAACCGTGCACTTCTCCCTCGTTATTTAGCTCAAATATCTTTTAGATAAAATTCGGAATAGCCTCTCTACCTTTTCAAGATAGGTGTaatgtctgcgtacacactatcttcTCTAAATCCGTTTGTGAAATACACTAGGCTTGCTATTgtgattgttattgttgttatctGTTAAATAGAATAAGCATACAAAATAAGCTTGAAGAGTGACTGTCGAGAATCTTAATTGAGAAACCCAACATGCATCCTACTCATTGACTCCGAGTTTCTGAAGTCCGATCAAAATTTAATATGAAAGAGTCTGCAACTAGTAGCATTATTTAAATGCTCGAGCTTTGTGATGATTTAATGAAGATGCGCTGTACCTGTACGCACAACTCCGAGAGAAATAGAAAATCTCCTACCCTTTCAAACAAACAATCGACTCTTCATCAATTTCGTTTGCTTCAGCAAACTAGATTAATAACAAGTGGAAATAGGGAACATCATTTTATCATGGAtagctaaattttttttttttttttcacatttCCCGAGGATCTATTGGAAACTGTCTCTCTGTCCCATCGGgataggggtaaagtctgcgtacccACTACCCTCCCCGAACCCCATTTGTGAAATTTTAtcgggtcgttgttgttgttgctgccgTTGCCGTTACTGCATCGACCTAgaaatttctttgtttttacCAGCCCTAGAGTTTGGTGAATGGTTTTCACACAATAATATTTACACAGCTTGATACCCTTTTGGTTTCTAAAATATCATAAGGCCTCTTGATCTCCTTCACATGTTCAACCCCAATTATTATATCAAAAGCCCCCAACGAAATGATTGATACAGTTGTAGCGACAAACATATGTAAAACTGAAAGCTGCAAGTGTTTGCACAACCTTTTAATTCTATATAATAAGCAAAAAATACTACAGTCAAAAGTACCACGCCCCCTAATTAGTTTCATAGGTTTAGCAATCATTCCAATGAAAGAAATCCTCATTTATCCACTAACAATTTCCTTCTACTGCTGAACCCTCAGTTGTAAAGTTAAAGTTGCCCCAAGGCGCTACCTGCATCCTTACTCTCTTAAATAACAATTGGTAGCCCCTGCCATTTCCTCCCAAGTATGCCCTTGCTTCCAATGGAAGAGACACAAGTCTTAACACATAATGTTACACAAGGTTTCCCACCAATCTATCGACTAGAAAGTAATCCCACTAGTGAGGTCCATCATCAATTCCATATGTGCATAAAATTGGAGAAATAAGTCTTTGTAACAAAATTTATTATTCAAAATCTGAGCAAGCTATGCTCTCTTGTTAACATAATATTTAACTACAACACCCTGAAAGTATCCACCAAATAAGTAGTAACTTAAGGCCACTAACGGAAAATTTGGGAAGACACTAGGAATATCTATTCAGAAGAGAACTTCACATAATAAGAAAACAGCTGCAACCGCTTCCGGACTTTTACCATTATTTCGTTATCATTTGAAGAAACCAACCAACAATTCTCAATTCCTTCAGTTAAAGAAAACCAAGCCACAAGAACCtgagatttaaaaaaataaggtaaaacttatttctcaattttaaaAAGAGACATACACAAGTATGAAGACTAGAGTACTGTAATGGTATACCACATATTTAAACAAATAACTGCCACCCGTCAAGCTGCAGGTATCCTGCAAGTGAAGCAGCATGAGCAGGCGTTTGTCATGTAAACCTGTGGATAAAATGTCCAGAATGAGAACAGAATACAATGAATATAGATCCGGAAGAAACGAAAAACATAAGATGTATAAATCGGTAGTAGAAAAAATGCCCCAATACTGTTCCCCTTCAGATAGATCACGATACCATCAGATAAATTCATTCGACTTAAAAATTCCCCCTCTACAGGCCAGTAAGAGTGCTTTTTTGGGGTTATGATAGTAAACTCATGAGCAAAATTGTTACCTAAAATACATCACAACACATGAGAGCCCTAGATGAGTCCATCAACAGTCGGAGAGCATAGGGTCTGGGAGAATGCCTGCAGCACCACAAGTTTTGCTCAGATATTCGCAAAACACTAACTATAGATGGAAAATTTTAACTgtaaactaaaaaagaaaattttgactGTAACTTTTGACCTTAATCTGCTTATTAAACAGCTTCAACCTACAAACAAGCTCACTGATCAAACTTCATCTCTGTATATCTGCAAAGAACAATAAatgaatttaaaatttaaaatggttaattaaacaaaaaaaatcatgTGATTAAGCAAAAAGGGAAGGCTGGAAATAGAGCCTCATTTCAGAAATGTTGAATATAAGCTTGCCTGCGAGGATTCTTCTGACGCTGACCTAAGTCATCATTTGAGAGCTCTGAGAGATGAAATGGGGCATACAGGATAAGTGATATAGGTCCACAGATATGCAGGAGCAGAGCAAATTATGCAAAAACTAGAACACAAGCACCACATATCTCACCTGGTCTCTGTTGGGGATTGCATTCATTATTTGGTTTACCGGCATTATTCTCTTTGCTGCAAAGGAAGCGATTGTTAAGTTTCTTTTCCACTTTTTACAACCATAATCAAAAAATGCCTGCTTCATGCATAGCTGCAATATTTTACAGAACCAAAGTCACTTTCTTACAGACAAATTGTAATAACAAATGACGTTTATAGGTGAGAACGGATGACAAATCCACAAACCAGTAACTGTCGATGAAGACTGAATAAAGACATTGCACAAGCAGAACTCTCTCAGAAAAAGTATGCTCCTTAGACTAAACTTACAATAAATATCCATAAATAGCCAAAACAACAAAATGGATCCCTCAAAACATTTGCTTTTCGAGCTAAGCAACCAGTACAAGTTTTTCTTCGAGAGAAAAATATGGGTCACATTTGTCTTGACACTCCATCATGCTATCAGAGTTCACATATCATGAGTAAGTCATCGCAGAACAGAAAGTAGCGATATCTCCATTAAGCAAAACAAGGCAAGAGCACGATGTATTTGCAAAGGAATGAAAGAAACATGTGGAACAAGTATGATACGCACAAGCCAGCACGAAGAAGAATACTAATGAAACGGGAATATCCTGAAATGGAGGTGAGAATACTGACCTTGGAGCAGTAGTGAGAGAAGATATTTGCCCAGATGGGCGAGCATTATAAGCACCATCAACAGCAAAATATGGCGAACAGTATGTTGCACCTAATGCTCCAGCAGCCCCAGCTAAAACTGGCAACCTGACAATTGAAAACCAACATCATTTAAAATTACCCAATATAGGGAAAACCAGTGTATCAATATTTATGAATAAATGAACAGAGGTAAAATAATATACAACGATTCAGATGGAAAATATGGTTTCACTCCATAGACGTGCCATTCATCCCATCCACAACTGGgtaaatgatggaaaatgctTAAGTAATAAAATCTCCATATAGCACATGGAAGTTACACTCATCTTGACCTGGTCGCATTGGCAGAaaagctatgttgctcggactctccgaaaatgtcgccgggtgcgtgtcggatccttcaaaagtagtgtatttttggaggacCCGACATGGGTGCCCcggcattttggagagtccgcgcaacatagcaTAAAAGCTTACCATGTCATCTCAGAATTCCCCAAACCACCACCAACATATCCAGGAAAGGCCATGCCAACAGCAGGAACTCCAATGCCACCGCGGTGCTGTCCCCCGAATTGCATGACTGCAAATTCACAAGAGAGAAAAACTAAGTGTCACTGGGAAGCTGGAggtaaaaaaaaatgatttcCCTTTAGGAATATGCACCAATATAATTACCATAATGTACCAATAACAAACCAACATTCTTGATAAATATCACATGGCTCAATATAACTACAGCATAATCTTGCACCTATATAATGACCATAATCTATCAACAATAGACCAACATTCTTGATAAATATCACATATGGCTCAATTTAACTATAGCATaacctatatctatatctatgcTAATagatcggaaacagtctctctgtccttctagggtaggggtaaggttgcgtacatcctactctccccataccccacttgtaggattttactgggttgctgttgttgttgttgtatatttatGCTAATAGAAAAGTGGGATACCACTAAATAAAAAGTTGAATGACCAAATGCCCATCAAAAGTCAATGGACGTTTATGCCCCTTAAGAACTAAATTATTCATTCAACATTAAtgtaaaaaaatataaactataAAGTTTGTCTTCGAATTTAAAAGTTTGTCTTGaaactttaaataatttaaaatggcATGTTTATGTGAAGTCTTTATCTTTTCTAGAGTAAACCTTTTTTAATTCCATAATGTTTATCATATTTTCCGTGACTTATCAAAATACTATACTGAATATTATAAAATTCTGAATATTACAATATTACCCAAAAGAAATTCACTTTTGGAAAATACACTGAATTATTTGAAGAATATAAAGTCGATCAACATTTCAGGGTTATTTTAGTCTATCAACATTTCACCTAAAGTGGTGGGCCAAATAATTCCCAATGTTAAACTACATTTGTCACAAAATGTTTTCTCACACGTACAATTATATGTTGCACATCAAGAGCTAGGGATATCAATGTCAACAACAAAAGTTCTGGCCATGATAGAGCAACCAAAGTGATGAAAGTAAATATACACCAAAAACAACATCCTCTCTGCAGATTCAACTAATATCCAATCATTTTGGTTCAAGAATTGTAATGCAATAACATTGACTTTAGATGCTGCATTGTTTCCCCGCCGATGACCTTATAATGAATCTTTTTACTTGTATATAATAATTTCCCAAAAATAAATTGAGTGAAAGAGTACTGCACGAACCATTCTCCAAGGGGCACATACAGATGATGTTTATTAAAGAATGTTATACGAATCATAGTAATTATAAAAAGGTCTTACCTGGCAAAAAGGTTGGTGTTGCAGGAAAGTTCTGATCGCCACCACCAACACTTCCAGGTGCACCCATAACCTGAGCTCCGCCATGCAGAACCGATCCCCTTCCAGTGCTCTGAAGAGTGCCTTTTCCTTTTGCAACCATAGCACTCTTTGATTTACTTGAATCCAAAGAAGATTCAAGCTCTCTAGTTTCAGAAATAGACTGTCCAGTTTTTGGGGGAGATGAACCTTGAGATCCAGTACCAGATCGCTGAGCAAACTGCTGACCAGCAACCTGGAAAGAAGGTTGTCCTCGACTTTGAACAGGATTTCTATGAGTAGAGGAGAGGTTTATTGGCTGAGAAACTCGGTTGAATTGGTTATTTATTACAGGAGATTGGTAGTTTACAAGTGGCATTGCATTAAATCCTCTTCCTTGGCCTCTCAATGGCTGAGATTGAGTAGGATTTATTGTTGAGGAGCCAGGAGGCAACTGCAAACCAGATGATGGTTTCGCAGCTACTGCAGTAGTAGGATCAGCAATATTAAGCTTGTCAAGGCTAATAGAATCACCAACATTCTTCCCTTGCACCACTACAGTTGATCGTGCAGTAGCAGAACTATCTCCTAAAACAGAAGGCTGAGCACTGCGGCTACTTGTCCCGGTTTGCAACTCTCTCTTGTCCGTTGTAGTGATTCCCTTAGTGGAGGAACTAGAGGGGTAAAATGGAGGAGAAGCAGAATTCAAGCTTGACACAAAGCTTAGCTTAGCAGCTGCCACTGCATCATTTTCTACATTTGATACAGGAGTAGATGCTTTGGCTGTGCTGTGATGTGAAAGTTTCTCAGCTGACAGACCAGATCTGAAAATTTCAATTTGATGATGAACATTAAGAAGAATCCTTGCGGATGAGGAAAAGGAGAAAATTAACTGAATTGACACTCACTGTTTGTTTGGTGGAGGCGGTGCACCAATGTTGTCCTTAAATGAGGGCCGATACCTTCTAGGACCCCTGCCTCTCATACCCTTAGAAGCATTATTTTGAATCTTCTGGTTATTATTGTTGCCCTGAATGTTGTCATTGATGTCAGCTTTGGGTCTTCGTGCTCGCACAGTTCCACGTTCAGGCCCTCGCCCTCTACCTCGTCCACGATAACGACCCCTTGAAGCCCTCCTACCCTGAGGATTTTGATAGAATAATATTGATATAGCAACACAAGttatgcaaaagactaggaaaaaAGATAAGCAAAAACGAAGAAGCATGTGGCTATAAGCATTCACCTCTTCATAGTTCCTCTCCTCCACGCTCAATTCTTCGAACTTGTCATGTCCCCATTTCCGATCATCTTTTGATTCCCATAAATTCCTTCCACCAAAAGTTCGCCTAGCAAAACAATTATACAACAATATCAAACTGTGCTCATTATTAATAGAAGAGCATTTGTAACATGTCAGGGTTGTGCATTTAAGAGAGTGAGATAACAGTAAGACCCATAAAGTGGTACATAGAAGCAGCTTATGTAGTTCAGCACATTACCAGCACTGTCAGCAACGCCAATACTTAGAAGGGGTCAAAAAGCATGCCTATTCTGACATCCTCGTACAACTTACAGTTTGATCAAAATCTTCGACTTTGAGAGGAAAGAAGAAATGCAGATTGAACTCATATACGAGTGACCATGCATACCAGTATCCAATCACTTCCATCAAATACTATCAAAACTCATGCTTTGCAGCAGCATCACTTAGAAGAAGCACTTTACAAAACTAAGTTATGATCCCAACTTTCATTGCACTTGTAATTTCCGATTCTTTAGAAAGTTATATTTAGAATTAACAATGAAAACCAAAATCGCTAAACAATAAATTTAGTGCTTCTGCGGAAACATTGAAGATTGCAAACATGAAATTTGATATCTCATTTGCTCTTGAAGAACGGTACAGGTTGTGTGGTGTTGTTTCCTAACAAACCAAGCATCCATATAAAGAGGTTGCAATGCAGCTAACAAAAAAACATTAGACAAATGCAAGACAAAAAATTAAAGCATGATGTAGGTGCTTATTCTATGGTCAAGGGTACATGCAATTTTATCCCTAGTCTTCAATCACTACCTGATCATTTTGTTCTTCTAGATAAAATGCACAGGTCAACAATGACATATACTCAGAATATCATTCTCACTTAGGGAACAGCTATATACCTGGATTCAGGAACAAAACATACACGATTTGTGTAAAGTGTAAATATCCAGTGCCGGTACTTGTAGTTTT belongs to Nicotiana tabacum cultivar K326 chromosome 6, ASM71507v2, whole genome shotgun sequence and includes:
- the LOC107799517 gene encoding protein MLN51 homolog isoform X1, which produces MASAGEAEAEYESDPEEAKLSLKMRRREASDDEEEEEREPEERENSHRRVESDGESEGQGAAADYDEEEEEEYDDEEYGEDEEDEYEEAGGIVGDGHEESVTDEVEAVAEGADGVKVVVGEGTGSGQGIADGNENNVLPGEEEEKKENEPFAVPTAGAFYMHDDRFRDNAGGRHRRTFGGRNLWESKDDRKWGHDKFEELSVEERNYEEGRRASRGRYRGRGRGRGPERGTVRARRPKADINDNIQGNNNNQKIQNNASKGMRGRGPRRYRPSFKDNIGAPPPPNKQSGLSAEKLSHHSTAKASTPVSNVENDAVAAAKLSFVSSLNSASPPFYPSSSSTKGITTTDKRELQTGTSSRSAQPSVLGDSSATARSTVVVQGKNVGDSISLDKLNIADPTTAVAAKPSSGLQLPPGSSTINPTQSQPLRGQGRGFNAMPLVNYQSPVINNQFNRVSQPINLSSTHRNPVQSRGQPSFQVAGQQFAQRSGTGSQGSSPPKTGQSISETRELESSLDSSKSKSAMVAKGKGTLQSTGRGSVLHGGAQVMGAPGSVGGGDQNFPATPTFLPVMQFGGQHRGGIGVPAVGMAFPGYVGGGLGNSEMTWLPVLAGAAGALGATYCSPYFAVDGAYNARPSGQISSLTTAPSKENNAGKPNNECNPQQRPELSNDDLGQRQKNPRRYTEMKFDQ
- the LOC107799516 gene encoding uncharacterized protein LOC107799516, with product MEDLNIVRLSPLRTGPVKSTLSGRSTPRGSPSFRRLNSGRTPRRDGKSNAFSSQWFRSNRIVLWLLLITLWAYGGFYVQSRWAHGDNKEGIFGGSGGDVGNGTSQPEEKVERVLVANADSLAIKAPSNKTKASSMDMDVVLAKQENSVVVSDKVASSKKKSKKSTRASRRKTRGKKKVVAEVKNDNAEVEEEEIPKRNTTYGLLVGPFGSVEDKILEWSPEKRSGTCDRKSQFARLVWSRKFVLILHELSMTGAPLAMLELATELLSCGATVYVVPLSRRGGLMSELSRRKIKVLEDKSDLSFKTAMKADLIIAGSAVCASWIEQYAARTVLGSSQIAWWIMENRREYFDRAKLAFNRVKKLVFLSESQSKRWLAWCEEEHIKLKTQPALVPLSISDELAFVAGIPCSLSTPLFSPEKMLEKRQLLRNFVRKEIGLTDNDMLVMSLSSINPGKGQFLLLESTRLLIEGVPPLNGSAVKNQAYQKRALLHNWKQFGELENESSALENNPKRKVFQLPQLFIKGVNYEAGIDKDSRTRKLFSVTEGKQGEKLKVLIGSVGSKSNKVPYVKALLNFLNQHSNLSNTVLWTPATTRVAALYAAADAYVMNSQGLGETFGRVTIEAMAFGLPVLGTDAGGTKEIVEHNVTGLLHPLGRPGAQVLAQNLQYLLNNPSERRRMGSNGRKKVEDMYLKRHMYKNFREVLYDCMRIK
- the LOC107799517 gene encoding protein MLN51 homolog isoform X2 yields the protein MASAGEAEAEYESDPEEAKLSLKMRRREASDDEEEEEREPEERENSHRRVESDGESEGQGAAADYDEEEEEEYDDEEYGEDEEDEYEEAGGIVGDGHEESVTDEVEAVAEGADGVKVVVGEGTGSGQGIADGNENNVLPGEEEEKKENEPFAVPTAGAFYMHDDRFRDNAGGRHRRTFGGRNLWESKDDRKWGHDKFEELSVEERNYEEGRRASRGRYRGRGRGRGPERGTVRARRPKADINDNIQGNNNNQKIQNNASKGMRGRGPRRYRPSFKDNIGAPPPPNKQSGLSAEKLSHHSTAKASTPVSNVENDAVAAAKLSFVSSLNSASPPFYPSSSSTKGITTTDKRELQTGTSSRSAQPSVLGDSSATARSTVVVQGKNVGDSISLDKLNIADPTTAVAAKPSSGLQLPPGSSTINPTQSQPLRGQGRGFNAMPLVNYQSPVINNQFNRVSQPINLSSTHRNPVQSRGQPSFQVAGQQFAQRSGTGSQGSSPPKTGQSISETRELESSLDSSKSKSAMVAKGKGTLQSTGRGSVLHGGAQVMGAPGSVGGGDQNFPATPTFLPVMQFGGQHRGGIGVPAVGMAFPGYVGGGLGNSEMTWLPVLAGAAGALGATYCSPYFAVDGAYNARPSGQISSLTTAPSYA